From one Rosa rugosa chromosome 4, drRosRugo1.1, whole genome shotgun sequence genomic stretch:
- the LOC133745920 gene encoding uncharacterized protein LOC133745920, translating to MMKTAYWVLVVSIILSFCASGTSSIENYHQAFPIVEPDPGHTKLRLSKEGLEAIERIKTPIAAVAVIGPYRFGKSFLLNQLLSLSCYEGLHHFSTVNLSERRSSL from the exons ATGATGAAGACTGCGTATTGGGTTTTGGTTGTTTCCATAATCTTGAGCTTTTGCGCATCTGGGACTTCCTCGATTGAGAATTATCACCAAGC GTTTCCTATTGTGGAACCAGATCCTGGTCATACAAAACTTCGTCTTTCAAAGGAAGGCCTAGAGGCCATTGAAAGAATAAAAACTCCGATTGCAGCTGTTGCA GTTATTGGGCCATACCGCTTTGGGAAATCTTTCTTGCTCAATCAGCTGCTCTCCCTTTCTTGTTATGAAG GTCTTCACCATTTTTCGACGGTCAATCTTTCAGAAAG GAGATCGTCCTTGTAG
- the LOC133742378 gene encoding uncharacterized protein LOC133742378 has translation MLTLVDPEKGTAYFMDPLKRRLPIGDWMSIVDTAMRMYNAEKNKQSRSSLHWKNLAGIPPQPSNKECGYFIMRYMRDMIEDKDMSLFPSKWERRGSSQYTQADIDQVRNEWGKFVVNTYVHES, from the exons ATGTTGACACTTGTTGATCCGGAGAAAGGAACCGCCTATTTTATGGACCCGCTGAAAAGACGCTTACCTATAGGAGATTGGATGTCTATCGTGGATAC TGCTATGCGTATGTATAATGCTGAAAAGAATAAGCAAAGCCGGAGTTCACTCCATTGGAAAAATTTGGCT GGCATTCCTCCCCAACCTAGCAACAAGGAGTGCGGGTACTTTATCATGCGATACATGAGAGATATGATTGAGGATAAAGACATGTCATTGTTTCCTTCCAAG tgggagaggagaggcagCAGCCAATACACCCAAGCAGATATTGATCAAGTGCGAAATGAgtgggggaagtttgttgtcaacaCATATGTGCACGAGTCATGA